A section of the Zavarzinella sp. genome encodes:
- a CDS encoding HAMP domain-containing sensor histidine kinase, which yields MKQKTIFPWWKYIRALAPAVLFWTVLVGWLAYLLFVGTQQGSQNDEANLREWLDEARVFRRTLPELVRQYDAMLQVPGQNKDLLGQKATEIQVELHARTDPIRLYRPYLPMFPEFYSLKIEFLRQPNAPITWDSQLPRPRSENLSQIRTIVHPVLGENQQVIAHIRLEYQLHAYNKLQRDQDNQRAIQWVAAGVVLLGSSLALIWVILFLRRERRRELAREHAIVEMLAAKVNAQEAEHQKEEVMRKLLEQRIEAARAEARIAQAEHENLQMKSQLYASIGIMAGSYAHNIKNLLVRPNDLISRCLESPDNTSTQVGMLHEVRETLATVTERLQMILRTVRRDPTKTEQGVIDLNQLVGECGRTWESTASSKWKLIVKLDLAAQPLQIRGDASHLQQALENLLFNARDATFEMRNHLRQVAHDQQDSASKKKALLAASAWKGEVVLRTLIIDNQIVMEVVDNGIGMTPEVKESCLETHFSTKRDNALYEGYSAGMGLGLSFVAVVLEHHAATLKIESEPESGTTFRIIFPNAPDENGQ from the coding sequence ATGAAACAGAAAACAATTTTCCCCTGGTGGAAGTACATTCGTGCCCTGGCACCCGCGGTTCTGTTCTGGACGGTGCTGGTTGGCTGGCTGGCCTATCTGCTGTTTGTGGGCACGCAGCAAGGCTCTCAGAATGACGAAGCCAATCTGCGGGAATGGCTCGATGAAGCTCGGGTTTTTCGTCGCACGCTGCCTGAGTTGGTGCGTCAATATGATGCCATGTTGCAGGTACCAGGTCAGAATAAGGACTTGCTGGGTCAAAAAGCCACCGAAATTCAGGTGGAGCTCCATGCTCGCACCGATCCAATCCGACTCTATCGGCCCTATTTGCCCATGTTTCCGGAATTTTACTCGTTAAAGATCGAATTTTTGCGGCAACCGAACGCACCAATCACGTGGGATTCGCAACTCCCACGACCTCGGTCGGAAAATCTCAGTCAGATTCGGACGATCGTTCATCCGGTATTGGGGGAAAATCAGCAGGTAATTGCCCACATTCGGCTGGAATATCAACTTCATGCCTACAACAAGTTGCAGCGAGATCAGGATAATCAGCGTGCGATCCAGTGGGTGGCTGCCGGAGTGGTATTGCTGGGCAGTTCGCTTGCCCTGATCTGGGTAATACTGTTTCTGCGCCGTGAAAGACGTCGCGAATTGGCCCGCGAGCATGCGATAGTGGAAATGCTGGCGGCAAAAGTGAATGCCCAGGAAGCTGAGCACCAGAAAGAAGAGGTAATGCGGAAACTACTGGAGCAACGCATTGAAGCAGCCCGTGCCGAAGCCCGGATTGCCCAGGCTGAGCACGAAAACCTGCAGATGAAATCCCAGTTGTACGCCAGCATTGGCATTATGGCGGGTTCCTACGCCCATAATATTAAAAATTTATTAGTGCGACCGAACGACCTGATTTCCCGTTGTCTGGAATCACCCGACAACACCTCTACCCAGGTGGGGATGCTGCACGAGGTACGGGAAACTTTGGCAACGGTGACCGAACGCCTGCAAATGATCCTGCGCACCGTCCGACGTGACCCAACGAAGACGGAACAGGGGGTCATCGATCTGAATCAGCTGGTGGGCGAATGTGGGCGGACATGGGAGAGTACCGCCAGCAGTAAATGGAAGCTGATTGTGAAGCTGGATCTGGCAGCACAGCCCCTGCAGATTCGTGGGGATGCCTCCCACTTGCAGCAGGCACTTGAAAATCTGCTGTTTAACGCCCGCGATGCTACTTTCGAAATGCGTAACCACCTGCGACAGGTGGCCCACGACCAGCAGGACAGCGCCAGTAAGAAGAAGGCCTTGCTGGCAGCATCTGCATGGAAAGGGGAAGTGGTACTCCGCACCCTGATTATAGATAACCAGATAGTTATGGAAGTAGTGGATAATGGCATTGGCATGACTCCGGAAGTGAAAGAATCGTGTCTGGAGACACACTTCAGCACCAAGCGGGACAATGCCCTGTACGAAGGCTACAGTGCGGGGATGGGACTGGGTCTGTCGTTTGTCGCAGTGGTATTGGAACACCACGCAGCGACACTGAAAATCGAATCCGAACCAGAAAGCGGCACTACTTTTCGGATTATTTTCCCAAATGCCCCAGACGAGAATGGACAATAA
- the ribD gene encoding bifunctional diaminohydroxyphosphoribosylaminopyrimidine deaminase/5-amino-6-(5-phosphoribosylamino)uracil reductase RibD — MAAPDDEYWMMQAIRLAQRGEGFVEPNPMVGAVVVRDGKLLGEGWHQSYGQHHAEVNAIAAAGANCYGATLYVTLEPCCHFGKTPPCTDAVLAARFTRVVIAMRDPFPQVAGQGIAILQQAGISCTVGVCEQHAVELNAPYLKRLQSGKPWVHLKWAMTLDGKIATHTGDSKWISNEQSLATTHRLRGRMDAILIGMRTLLADDPLLTPRPPGARIPTRIVVSRNSENVPDSAALLRSIAEAPVEIWTHADQVTKWHGWQLAGAQILVLPELTSTTLNLSHGLNVLAERKCTNILVEGGAGLHGSMLDQDLVDEIHVFVAPKLFGNVHAPGPVAGYGVEKLKSAHQFRLSHSETLENDLYLRYRCSQRPEEP; from the coding sequence ATGGCCGCACCTGACGACGAATATTGGATGATGCAGGCGATCCGCCTGGCCCAACGTGGGGAGGGATTTGTAGAGCCCAACCCGATGGTCGGTGCCGTTGTGGTGCGTGATGGCAAGCTGCTCGGCGAAGGCTGGCATCAGAGTTACGGTCAGCATCATGCGGAGGTGAATGCCATTGCCGCTGCTGGCGCAAACTGTTATGGTGCAACACTTTACGTTACTTTGGAGCCTTGCTGCCATTTTGGGAAAACGCCCCCCTGCACCGATGCCGTGTTGGCTGCTCGCTTCACCCGCGTCGTGATTGCGATGCGGGACCCCTTTCCCCAGGTGGCTGGGCAGGGGATTGCCATTTTGCAGCAGGCGGGCATTTCTTGCACAGTAGGCGTGTGCGAGCAGCACGCAGTTGAATTGAACGCACCCTACCTGAAGCGATTGCAAAGTGGCAAGCCGTGGGTGCATCTGAAGTGGGCAATGACACTGGATGGCAAAATCGCCACCCACACGGGTGATTCGAAGTGGATTTCCAACGAACAATCACTTGCCACCACACACCGCCTGCGTGGGCGAATGGACGCCATTCTGATTGGCATGAGAACGTTGCTGGCAGATGATCCCCTCCTTACTCCACGCCCACCTGGGGCTCGGATTCCCACGCGGATTGTGGTCAGCAGGAACTCGGAAAATGTGCCAGATTCGGCAGCACTGCTTCGCTCGATTGCCGAAGCACCGGTAGAAATCTGGACGCATGCCGACCAAGTGACGAAGTGGCACGGCTGGCAACTGGCTGGTGCGCAAATCCTGGTTCTGCCTGAACTTACATCAACTACCCTCAATCTTTCACATGGGCTGAATGTGCTGGCAGAACGAAAGTGTACCAACATTCTCGTCGAAGGCGGTGCGGGTCTGCACGGCAGCATGCTCGACCAGGATCTCGTCGATGAAATCCACGTTTTTGTCGCACCGAAACTCTTTGGGAACGTCCACGCACCTGGCCCGGTGGCCGGGTACGGTGTCGAAAAATTAAAAAGCGCTCATCAATTTAGGCTTTCGCACTCAGAAACCCTTGAAAACGACCTCTATCTGCGTTACCGTTGTTCCCAAAGACCTGAAGAACCATGA
- a CDS encoding GDSL-type esterase/lipase family protein — protein sequence MDLILAAFGFNESFAGSAGLPKFKENLAAYLQKLKTKAYNGKTAPQVVLISPIPNQDVPNVPAGTLNNKHIQMYVQAMQEIAAQEKVGFLDLYEPMANSFRQSSKSLTHNGCHLTEDGYAAFAQHLYRGLVGESAPEIDEKLRQTVIDKDRQYFRRFRPLNTFYYTGGRNKDYGYLDFLPAMRNFDAMVTNRDQRLWDLAQKKPVPEKVDDSKVPPLPKTLQSRGANEWLSAAKEQTAFKVDPRFDLNLFAGEEQFPDIANPIQMRWDAKGRLWVSCSTTYPHVYPGNEPDDKIVILEDTNGDGKADRSTVFADKLHIPLSFELGNGGVYLSEMPHLTFLKDTNGDGKADERTILLSGFGTEDSHHALHDFTWTPDGDLIFRESVFHHSQVETPYGPVRQQNSGWFRFDPKTQRLTSFGSYPSTNPWGVTFDDWGQHVASHPVYAAAFHALDPEYPVQHPAPKGLQAYSGVCGHEFVDFATFPKELQGGFIKVRYKPTNRVEIHRWKEGPFGYSEEYVSDLIFSSNLSFIPVDLQFGPRGALYVCDWYNPVKGHMQYSLRDERRDRHSGRIWRITTKDAPLQDAPNFARMSIAELLEMLKRPEYRYRYWAKRELRDRPYNEVKSQLDTWVAALAPSDPRIRHHQLEGLWLYRGIGATNTALLKELLKCENHHARAAATQQLRYWHHLLPDATVLLRKAVNDNNGVVRMEAVIAASYIGTREALEALLDVFRHPRGGHLDYAVRCALGSRTMKPLWESTPRYNVAQRLKDLTPKDDLIEPKPTAAEARFDAQPNLKTVRISCLPERMLYTLDQFAVTVGQPVKIVFTNPDATDHNLVVVQPDALAEVGIAANEMAKDPRNANSDFIPISKKHLILHYTPMVGATRAQQVAVLRFQAPQKPGIYPFVCTFPGHWIVMKGDMVVAKDLADVPAMLAARKPTIVAEWTMNDFAGLKTAHDPETVKRGLQAFMKAQCTQCHQIDGHGVNLGPDLCDVSKRYRGEKLLQQILLPSSEIHEKYQNFRLNLADGSSVTGVITKETPTEYHVVTNLLTPKSVQVVLKKDVDEKLPSKVSPMPLGVANVLTKQEIIDMLGFLEVGYELPMNPHPMPKK from the coding sequence GTGGATCTGATTCTGGCTGCGTTTGGTTTTAATGAGTCGTTCGCAGGCAGTGCGGGGCTGCCCAAGTTCAAAGAGAATCTGGCCGCGTACCTGCAAAAGCTGAAAACAAAAGCTTACAACGGCAAAACAGCACCCCAGGTGGTGCTGATTTCCCCAATTCCGAATCAGGATGTGCCAAATGTTCCTGCAGGCACCCTGAATAACAAACACATTCAAATGTATGTGCAAGCGATGCAGGAAATCGCCGCACAGGAAAAGGTGGGGTTTCTAGATCTGTACGAACCAATGGCGAACTCGTTTCGCCAATCGAGCAAGTCGCTGACCCACAATGGCTGCCATTTGACTGAAGATGGCTATGCAGCGTTTGCGCAGCACCTCTACCGGGGCCTGGTGGGCGAATCCGCACCGGAAATCGACGAAAAGCTACGCCAAACGGTGATTGACAAGGATCGGCAGTATTTTCGCCGTTTTCGCCCACTGAATACCTTCTATTACACCGGTGGGCGAAATAAAGATTACGGCTACCTCGATTTTCTGCCCGCGATGCGGAATTTTGATGCGATGGTGACCAATCGCGATCAGCGACTGTGGGATCTGGCCCAGAAAAAGCCAGTTCCGGAGAAAGTAGATGACTCCAAGGTTCCGCCACTACCCAAAACCCTGCAATCACGTGGGGCGAACGAATGGCTGTCGGCAGCGAAAGAACAAACCGCCTTCAAGGTCGATCCTCGCTTTGATCTCAATCTGTTTGCGGGTGAGGAGCAGTTTCCCGATATTGCCAACCCTATCCAGATGCGGTGGGATGCCAAAGGGCGTTTGTGGGTGAGCTGTTCCACCACTTATCCCCATGTTTATCCGGGAAATGAACCTGATGATAAAATTGTGATTCTGGAAGACACTAATGGCGATGGCAAGGCCGATCGAAGCACCGTTTTTGCGGATAAACTGCACATTCCGCTCTCTTTCGAACTGGGTAACGGTGGGGTGTATTTGTCGGAAATGCCCCACCTGACCTTTTTGAAGGATACCAATGGGGATGGGAAAGCAGATGAACGAACCATTCTGCTCAGTGGCTTTGGCACGGAAGATTCCCACCACGCCCTGCATGATTTCACCTGGACACCAGACGGCGACCTGATTTTTCGCGAATCGGTTTTTCACCACAGTCAGGTGGAAACCCCTTACGGCCCGGTGCGGCAACAGAACAGTGGTTGGTTCCGTTTTGATCCTAAAACCCAGCGACTGACCAGTTTTGGCAGTTACCCAAGCACCAATCCGTGGGGAGTTACTTTTGACGACTGGGGCCAGCATGTTGCCAGCCACCCGGTTTATGCGGCTGCTTTTCATGCATTGGACCCGGAATATCCCGTGCAGCACCCCGCACCGAAAGGTTTGCAGGCTTATTCGGGTGTCTGTGGGCATGAATTCGTCGATTTCGCCACTTTTCCAAAGGAATTGCAGGGTGGGTTCATCAAAGTACGGTACAAACCCACCAACCGCGTAGAAATCCATCGCTGGAAAGAAGGCCCATTCGGATATTCCGAAGAATATGTGAGCGATTTGATCTTTTCGTCCAATCTCAGTTTTATTCCCGTAGATCTGCAATTCGGCCCACGTGGGGCGTTGTATGTGTGCGACTGGTACAATCCGGTGAAGGGCCACATGCAATATTCTCTGCGGGATGAACGCCGTGACCGCCATTCCGGGCGAATCTGGCGAATCACTACGAAAGACGCCCCACTGCAGGACGCACCCAACTTCGCAAGAATGTCGATTGCCGAACTGCTGGAGATGTTGAAACGACCGGAATACCGCTATCGCTACTGGGCAAAACGAGAATTACGAGATCGGCCGTATAACGAAGTAAAATCACAACTCGACACCTGGGTGGCTGCACTGGCACCCTCAGACCCACGTATTCGGCATCACCAGTTGGAAGGATTGTGGCTATACCGTGGCATCGGTGCGACAAACACTGCTTTGCTCAAAGAGTTGTTAAAATGTGAGAATCACCACGCACGTGCGGCAGCCACGCAGCAACTGCGTTACTGGCACCATCTGCTGCCTGATGCCACCGTGCTGCTGCGAAAGGCGGTCAATGACAACAACGGCGTTGTGCGGATGGAAGCGGTGATTGCTGCCAGTTACATCGGCACTCGAGAGGCACTGGAGGCGTTGCTGGATGTCTTCCGTCACCCACGTGGGGGTCACCTGGATTATGCAGTTCGCTGTGCCCTGGGTTCCCGCACCATGAAGCCCTTGTGGGAAAGCACCCCACGGTACAATGTTGCCCAACGCCTGAAAGACCTAACACCCAAAGACGATCTGATCGAACCGAAACCCACCGCAGCAGAGGCACGTTTTGATGCACAGCCCAACCTGAAAACGGTGCGGATCAGTTGTTTACCGGAACGGATGCTGTACACGCTGGACCAGTTTGCGGTGACCGTGGGGCAGCCGGTAAAAATTGTGTTTACCAATCCTGATGCCACCGACCACAATCTGGTGGTGGTACAGCCAGACGCACTGGCCGAAGTGGGCATTGCCGCCAATGAAATGGCAAAAGACCCACGCAATGCTAATTCGGACTTCATTCCGATCAGCAAAAAGCACCTGATTCTGCACTACACGCCGATGGTAGGTGCCACACGTGCCCAGCAGGTGGCTGTTCTGCGCTTTCAGGCCCCACAGAAGCCAGGGATTTATCCGTTTGTCTGCACCTTCCCAGGTCACTGGATTGTGATGAAAGGCGACATGGTGGTGGCAAAAGATCTCGCCGATGTACCTGCGATGCTGGCCGCCCGCAAACCGACAATTGTTGCGGAATGGACCATGAACGATTTCGCTGGCTTAAAAACTGCCCACGATCCGGAAACGGTGAAACGCGGCTTGCAGGCATTTATGAAAGCCCAATGCACCCAGTGCCACCAGATTGATGGCCATGGAGTGAATCTTGGGCCGGATTTGTGCGATGTTTCCAAACGCTATCGTGGGGAAAAATTACTGCAGCAAATTCTGCTGCCATCAAGTGAAATTCACGAAAAGTACCAGAATTTTCGCTTGAACCTTGCCGATGGCAGCAGTGTCACCGGGGTAATTACCAAAGAAACACCCACCGAATACCATGTAGTAACCAACCTGCTGACACCCAAAAGTGTGCAGGTTGTGCTGAAAAAGGATGTCGATGAAAAGCTCCCTTCAAAAGTGTCGCCGATGCCACTGGGCGTGGCCAATGTGCTGACGAAGCAGGAAATCATCGATATGCTGGGCTTCCTGGAAGTGGGCTATGAATTACCCATGAACCCCCACCCGATGCCGAAGAAGTGA
- a CDS encoding sulfatase: MKKHLFLFYAMWGVFGSTTWAAEPKQPNVLFIAVDDLNHWVTHLDRNKQAKTPNIDRLARMGVTFTHTYCAAPACNPSRAALMSGLRPSTTGVYDNGQNWQPVIGKEKTLTTQFLRAGYNVYGSGKIYHANAHRDGEWTDYMVGGKEQATPHPDSKSDGVGGIKFRPLTNDSKLSDENIVNYGIKQLGAKHDKPFFLAVGVHKPHMPWNVPKKYFDLFPLDKIELPPTTMNDLSDIPMAGLKMAKPEGDHALMVQSGRWKEAVQAYLATIAYCDAQIGRLLDAYDQSPHRDNTIIVFWGDHGWHLGEKEHWRKFALWEESTRMPFIWVAPGTTKGGGVCTRTVDLMSIYPTLCQLCGIKRPEHVEGENIQPLLADPKAAWTKPALTTYHRNNHSVRTEKWRYTRYADGGEELYDHENDPYEWTNLANNEKYNDLKKELANHFPTKNVPELPRAKK; encoded by the coding sequence ATGAAAAAACACCTCTTCCTTTTCTATGCAATGTGGGGCGTTTTCGGTTCCACGACGTGGGCTGCAGAACCAAAACAGCCTAATGTCCTGTTTATTGCAGTTGATGATCTCAACCATTGGGTAACCCACCTGGATCGCAACAAACAGGCCAAAACGCCCAATATCGACCGGCTTGCCAGGATGGGTGTCACTTTTACCCACACTTATTGTGCGGCTCCCGCCTGTAACCCCAGTCGGGCGGCACTGATGTCTGGTTTGCGGCCCAGCACCACCGGAGTGTACGATAATGGCCAGAACTGGCAGCCGGTAATTGGCAAAGAGAAAACCCTGACCACGCAATTCCTGCGTGCGGGGTACAATGTCTACGGCAGTGGCAAAATCTATCACGCGAATGCCCACCGCGATGGTGAATGGACTGATTACATGGTTGGTGGCAAAGAACAGGCCACACCCCACCCCGACAGCAAATCTGATGGTGTTGGTGGGATCAAGTTTCGCCCACTGACGAATGATTCCAAATTGAGCGACGAGAACATCGTTAATTACGGCATCAAGCAATTGGGTGCGAAGCACGATAAGCCCTTTTTTCTGGCTGTGGGAGTGCACAAACCGCATATGCCCTGGAATGTGCCGAAAAAATATTTCGACCTGTTCCCGTTAGACAAAATTGAACTGCCACCAACCACAATGAATGATCTGTCGGACATTCCAATGGCGGGGCTAAAAATGGCCAAACCCGAAGGAGACCACGCGTTGATGGTACAGTCCGGTCGCTGGAAAGAAGCGGTACAGGCTTATCTGGCAACAATTGCCTACTGCGATGCACAAATTGGCCGACTGCTTGATGCCTACGATCAATCACCCCACCGCGACAATACCATTATTGTGTTCTGGGGCGACCACGGCTGGCACCTGGGCGAAAAAGAACACTGGCGAAAGTTCGCATTATGGGAAGAATCAACCAGGATGCCATTCATCTGGGTGGCACCTGGAACCACGAAAGGGGGTGGGGTTTGCACTCGGACCGTCGATTTAATGAGTATTTACCCCACATTGTGTCAATTGTGTGGCATCAAACGTCCTGAACATGTAGAAGGTGAAAACATCCAGCCACTGCTGGCTGATCCGAAAGCTGCCTGGACCAAACCTGCACTCACCACCTACCACCGCAATAACCATTCGGTACGCACAGAAAAATGGCGATATACTCGCTATGCCGACGGTGGGGAAGAACTGTACGATCACGAAAATGACCCGTATGAATGGACCAATCTGGCAAACAACGAGAAATACAACGATCTGAAGAAAGAACTGGCCAACCATTTCCCAACGAAAAATGTGCCAGAACTCCCACGTGCGAAAAAGTAA
- a CDS encoding Gfo/Idh/MocA family oxidoreductase → MATNAPLNRKLRMGLIGGGQGAFIGRVHATAGVLDNRAALVAGALSSDPARAKASAGDYDIAEERAYTSYQEMAQQESNRVDKVDFVSVATPNHTHFEISKTFIEAGFNVICDKPMTFDYSQAEELLAAVEKSNVVFAVTHNYTGYPMVRQAREMILNGELGEINAIRSNYIQGWLRTRLEADNQKQAAWRTDPKRSGAAGCFGDIGTHAYNLGRYMTGLLPSEICCSLKIFAEGRFLDDYGTAVIRYSNGALGTVTASQISHGRENDVRIEIDGTKASLEWHQENPNLLFVRKNGEPHKTYTRAGGPYLGSAATAAARIPSGHPEGFFEAFANVYSSAFDAMIKQISGESFEKVNTIYPNIYDGLEGMLFITQCVESSKQNAAWLPFKHPKLRS, encoded by the coding sequence ATGGCTACAAACGCACCGTTGAACAGAAAATTACGCATGGGACTAATCGGTGGGGGGCAAGGGGCCTTCATTGGTCGCGTGCATGCCACTGCGGGTGTGCTGGATAACCGGGCCGCTCTGGTGGCTGGTGCACTTTCCAGCGATCCTGCACGTGCCAAAGCTTCCGCCGGAGATTACGACATTGCCGAAGAGCGTGCTTACACTTCGTATCAGGAAATGGCTCAGCAGGAAAGCAACCGTGTCGACAAAGTAGATTTCGTCAGTGTCGCCACACCCAACCACACCCACTTTGAGATTTCGAAAACATTTATTGAAGCGGGGTTCAATGTCATTTGCGACAAGCCAATGACCTTCGATTATTCCCAGGCAGAAGAACTTCTTGCAGCTGTTGAAAAAAGCAATGTGGTGTTTGCGGTCACCCACAATTACACGGGCTATCCGATGGTGCGGCAGGCACGTGAAATGATCCTCAATGGGGAATTGGGCGAAATTAACGCAATTCGCAGTAACTACATTCAGGGCTGGCTCCGTACCCGTCTGGAAGCAGACAACCAGAAACAGGCAGCCTGGCGTACCGATCCTAAACGCAGTGGGGCTGCTGGCTGTTTTGGCGATATTGGCACCCACGCGTATAACCTGGGGCGTTACATGACGGGATTATTGCCCAGCGAAATTTGCTGTAGCCTGAAAATTTTCGCTGAAGGCAGATTTCTGGATGACTACGGCACAGCAGTGATTCGCTACAGCAATGGTGCGTTGGGCACGGTAACCGCTTCGCAGATTTCCCACGGTCGGGAAAATGATGTGCGCATTGAAATTGATGGCACCAAAGCTTCGCTGGAATGGCACCAGGAAAATCCCAATTTGCTCTTTGTGCGGAAGAATGGTGAGCCCCACAAGACCTATACCCGTGCCGGTGGGCCTTACCTGGGCAGTGCAGCCACTGCAGCAGCACGCATCCCCAGTGGGCACCCGGAAGGGTTTTTTGAAGCGTTTGCCAACGTTTATTCCAGTGCATTTGATGCCATGATTAAACAGATTTCTGGTGAATCGTTTGAAAAAGTAAATACGATTTATCCGAATATCTACGACGGGCTGGAAGGGATGCTCTTTATTACGCAGTGCGTGGAAAGCAGTAAACAGAACGCTGCATGGTTACCGTTCAAGCATCCAAAGTTGCGTTCTTAA
- the zwf gene encoding glucose-6-phosphate dehydrogenase: MQTPTIVIFGASGDLTSRKLIPALFRLDSMGLLPDDTQIVGISRTGYSSEQFRDHVLPKVKEAVVSHGESWYPGNWNRFAKRLQYISTDASAPGGLIPLQEWFAKRETNGRGDRLYYLSVAPDLYIPIAHQLADTGLNLEESGFRRLVIEKPFGTDLKSAREVNHQLHQYFREDQLYRIDPYLGKDTVQNILVFRLANSMFEPLWNRRYIDHIQITVAEKVTVGRRGGYYDGSGVLRDMFQSHLLQVMTMVAMEPPSRITADRLRNEKMKVLDSILVPSQADAHSMMKLGQYQGYHQEDGVPKESKTPTYAAVKLMVENWRWKGVPFYLRSGKGLKSRYSEVVIQFREPPFRLFPHPDEGDPSANRITLMLQPNEGIRLNFLTKIPEVEGTHLHARDLEFNYTQAYGKMPEAYERLLLDALLGDASLFMRGDEIERSWEIMDPFIAASEAAESPIPPEYPLGCAGPECAERMIADDGRTWQMMSDRAA, from the coding sequence ATGCAAACACCTACGATCGTCATTTTTGGTGCGTCGGGCGACTTAACATCGCGAAAACTGATTCCCGCCCTGTTCCGACTGGATTCCATGGGCTTACTGCCGGATGATACCCAGATTGTGGGCATTTCACGTACTGGCTACAGTTCGGAGCAGTTTCGCGACCATGTTCTGCCGAAAGTGAAAGAAGCGGTCGTTTCCCACGGCGAATCGTGGTATCCGGGTAACTGGAACCGCTTCGCAAAGCGCCTGCAATACATTTCCACCGATGCCTCCGCCCCAGGTGGGCTGATTCCGTTACAGGAATGGTTTGCCAAACGCGAAACCAACGGACGCGGGGATCGGCTGTATTATTTGTCGGTGGCACCCGATCTGTATATCCCAATTGCCCACCAACTGGCGGATACTGGCCTGAACCTTGAAGAATCTGGTTTTCGGCGGCTGGTGATCGAAAAACCGTTCGGAACCGACCTGAAATCCGCTCGTGAGGTGAACCACCAACTGCACCAGTATTTTCGAGAAGACCAGCTCTACCGCATCGACCCTTACCTGGGTAAAGACACCGTTCAGAACATTCTGGTGTTCCGACTTGCGAATTCCATGTTTGAACCACTTTGGAACCGTCGCTATATCGACCACATTCAGATTACGGTGGCAGAAAAGGTCACTGTTGGGCGACGTGGGGGCTACTACGATGGCAGTGGTGTGCTGCGGGATATGTTCCAGAGCCATTTGCTGCAGGTAATGACCATGGTGGCGATGGAACCACCTTCGCGGATTACTGCAGACCGTCTGCGAAATGAAAAAATGAAGGTGCTGGATTCGATTCTGGTGCCATCTCAGGCCGATGCGCACTCGATGATGAAACTCGGCCAGTATCAGGGGTATCATCAGGAAGATGGGGTACCGAAAGAGAGCAAAACACCCACCTACGCAGCTGTGAAACTGATGGTCGAAAACTGGCGCTGGAAAGGGGTGCCATTCTACCTGCGTTCGGGCAAAGGCTTGAAATCCCGTTACAGTGAAGTGGTGATTCAGTTTCGGGAACCGCCGTTTCGCTTGTTTCCCCATCCTGATGAGGGAGACCCGTCTGCGAACCGCATTACGCTGATGCTGCAACCGAATGAGGGGATTCGCCTGAACTTTCTGACCAAAATACCAGAAGTAGAAGGCACCCACCTGCATGCCAGGGATCTGGAATTCAATTATACCCAGGCTTATGGCAAAATGCCCGAAGCGTATGAGCGATTACTGCTGGATGCCCTGCTGGGTGATGCCTCTCTATTTATGCGTGGGGATGAAATTGAACGATCGTGGGAGATTATGGATCCGTTTATTGCCGCCAGCGAAGCAGCGGAAAGCCCAATCCCACCAGAATATCCCCTGGGTTGTGCCGGACCAGAGTGTGCAGAACGAATGATTGCCGATGACGGCCGCACGTGGCAAATGATGTCCGACCGTGCAGCGTAA
- a CDS encoding SUMF1/EgtB/PvdO family nonheme iron enzyme, translated as MRSIFVVIFGLCLPLSLCSAEPKPGVERDFQIHPKLKMKFCWIPAGECQLGSVKGERDEMMKFIEMMKFTRDKGEPAWLAAEAEEKRGRMKTNGFWLGKFEVTQQEWDALMPSNRSYFRKGSIREERVVGIDTSRFPVENVSWNACQDFLKKCSLEGYEIRLPHEDEWEYAYRGGKGNKQAFYWGNELRGDKANVNGGYPFGTVEKGNFVGRPTVVGSYEEKAPHPWGLCDMSGNVIEWCHNEYDTGRALRGGDWGAIPGDCRGARRESYGPEYHYSEIGFRIAMIPVKK; from the coding sequence ATGCGATCCATTTTCGTGGTAATTTTCGGGCTCTGTTTACCATTATCGTTGTGCAGCGCTGAGCCCAAGCCAGGGGTAGAGCGTGATTTTCAGATCCACCCCAAGCTAAAGATGAAGTTTTGCTGGATTCCAGCAGGAGAATGCCAGTTAGGTAGTGTCAAGGGTGAGCGTGATGAAATGATGAAGTTCATTGAAATGATGAAGTTTACTCGAGATAAAGGAGAGCCTGCGTGGTTAGCTGCTGAAGCAGAAGAAAAGCGCGGACGAATGAAGACAAATGGCTTTTGGCTGGGGAAATTTGAGGTAACGCAGCAGGAATGGGATGCACTAATGCCATCAAATCGCAGCTATTTTCGCAAAGGATCAATTCGTGAAGAGAGAGTGGTGGGAATTGATACCAGTCGCTTTCCAGTTGAGAATGTCAGTTGGAATGCTTGCCAGGACTTTTTGAAGAAGTGTTCTCTGGAAGGATATGAGATCCGTTTGCCACATGAGGATGAATGGGAGTATGCCTACAGGGGAGGAAAGGGAAATAAACAGGCATTTTATTGGGGGAATGAGCTACGAGGAGACAAAGCAAACGTGAATGGAGGTTATCCTTTTGGAACAGTTGAGAAGGGCAACTTTGTTGGCCGCCCAACTGTTGTAGGAAGTTATGAGGAAAAGGCCCCCCACCCGTGGGGTTTATGCGATATGAGTGGAAACGTCATCGAGTGGTGTCATAATGAGTACGATACTGGTCGAGCACTTCGTGGGGGAGATTGGGGAGCCATCCCAGGAGACTGTCGTGGGGCTCGACGTGAGTCATACGGGCCAGAATACCATTACTCCGAAATTGGCTTCCGTATCGCGATGATTCCAGTGAAGAAGTAG